One window of the Terriglobales bacterium genome contains the following:
- a CDS encoding ABC transporter permease, with protein MRIALGENSRMALDTLRQHKTRSALTVLGVVIGITALIAVSSILVGLDRDIRVFLDDFGSDTLFVFKFSPGFRAGRLTAEERTRKPLSLEDALAIRESCPAVKNVAVQVLARIGERGPGRQIARYRGKEVYDVIHRGTTVSYEQVFNAHVEKGRFFTASEDLHKADVVVLGHDLAEALFPTEDPVDKTLLISGISYRVVGVIQKRKGQFLRNDAADKVALVPYGTYHKHFPADDEHFIGVLPYAGQKAVAEDQVRELLRRRRRVPFDQPDNFGISSAEEIATQFRQITGVVALITAAVSSIGLLVGGVGVMNIMLMSVTERTREIGVRKAIGARRRDIISQFLTEAMTLTGAGGVIGVLFGLSISGLIHAFLPSLPSVVPLWAVVAGVVTSMSVGLFFGIYPAVRAARLDPVVALRYE; from the coding sequence GTGCGCATCGCTCTGGGTGAGAACTCGCGCATGGCGCTGGACACGTTGCGCCAGCACAAGACCCGCTCCGCCCTCACCGTGCTGGGCGTCGTCATCGGCATCACCGCGCTGATCGCGGTCTCTTCCATCCTGGTGGGACTGGATCGGGACATCCGTGTTTTTCTCGATGACTTCGGCTCCGACACCCTGTTTGTCTTCAAGTTCAGCCCGGGATTCCGCGCCGGCCGACTGACCGCCGAAGAGCGCACCCGCAAGCCTTTGAGTTTGGAGGACGCCCTGGCCATCCGGGAGTCGTGCCCCGCGGTGAAGAATGTGGCGGTGCAGGTGCTGGCCCGCATCGGCGAGCGCGGCCCCGGCCGGCAGATCGCCCGCTACCGCGGCAAGGAGGTCTACGACGTCATCCACCGCGGCACGACGGTCTCCTACGAGCAGGTGTTCAACGCGCACGTGGAGAAGGGACGGTTCTTCACCGCCTCCGAGGACCTGCACAAGGCCGACGTGGTCGTCCTGGGTCACGACCTGGCGGAGGCGCTGTTCCCGACCGAGGATCCCGTCGACAAGACGCTGCTCATCTCCGGAATCTCCTATCGCGTAGTGGGCGTCATCCAGAAGCGCAAGGGACAATTCCTGCGTAACGACGCCGCCGACAAGGTGGCCCTGGTTCCCTACGGCACCTACCACAAGCACTTCCCTGCCGACGACGAGCACTTCATTGGCGTGCTGCCTTATGCCGGACAGAAGGCGGTAGCCGAAGACCAGGTGCGGGAACTGTTGCGTCGCCGCCGCCGCGTGCCTTTCGACCAGCCGGACAACTTCGGCATCTCGAGCGCGGAAGAGATTGCCACGCAGTTCCGCCAGATCACCGGGGTGGTGGCGCTGATTACCGCGGCGGTCAGCTCGATCGGCTTGCTCGTGGGTGGCGTGGGCGTGATGAACATCATGCTGATGTCGGTGACCGAGCGCACGCGCGAGATCGGCGTGCGCAAGGCCATCGGCGCCCGCCGGCGCGACATCATCTCCCAGTTCCTGACCGAAGCCATGACCCTGACCGGCGCCGGCGGCGTAATCGGCGTGCTGTTCGGACTCTCCATCAGCGGGCTCATCCACGCCTTCCTGCCCTCGCTACCTTCGGTAGTACCGCTGTGGGCGGTCGTGGCCGGCGTCGTCACTTCCATGAGCGTCGGCCTGTTCTTCGGGATCTACCCCGCCGTGCGGGCGGCGCGCCTGGACCCGGTGGTGGCGCTGCGCTACGAGTAA
- a CDS encoding ABC transporter permease: protein MSRNLGLAEPAVVALETMRSHKLRSFLMLLGIILSVSTLILVVSLIEGTNRYIADRVANLGSNVFLVNRFGLITSAEEFVKAQRRNREITWEDYEALRDHLKLPKAVGVEVRTQGVVKAGGESLEDIDIRGVTANIGEMDVEEPATGRYISDADNDHRSPVTFIGSEVALRLFPHVDPIGRTLDIDGRPYEIVGVAKPLGSALGQSQDGFVYIPIQTWRKVYGAHRSLSINVQARGAEWMARTQDEARVLMRARRHLRPDEEDNFGILGSATLMDLWRQLTGVIATSMVGVVSVFLVIGGVVIMNVMLASVTERTREIGIRKSLGARRKDILLQFLVEASVMAGFGGLLGVTAAWLLALVVGATTSIPMAVPLAAVIIALGVSTAVGLFFGIYPAHKASKLDPIEALRFEV, encoded by the coding sequence ATGAGCCGCAACCTCGGACTGGCCGAACCCGCTGTGGTGGCGCTGGAGACGATGCGCTCCCACAAGCTCCGTTCCTTCTTGATGCTGCTGGGCATCATCCTCTCGGTCTCCACCCTCATCCTGGTGGTTTCGCTGATCGAGGGCACGAATCGCTACATTGCCGACCGAGTGGCCAATCTGGGCTCGAACGTCTTTCTGGTGAACCGCTTCGGCCTGATCACCAGCGCCGAAGAGTTCGTGAAAGCGCAGCGCCGCAACCGGGAGATCACCTGGGAAGATTACGAGGCGCTGCGTGACCACCTGAAGCTTCCTAAAGCCGTGGGCGTTGAAGTCCGCACCCAGGGCGTCGTGAAGGCGGGCGGCGAATCGCTCGAGGACATTGACATCCGCGGCGTCACCGCCAACATCGGCGAGATGGACGTGGAGGAACCCGCCACCGGACGCTACATCTCCGATGCCGACAACGACCACCGATCGCCCGTGACCTTCATCGGGTCGGAGGTAGCCCTGCGCCTCTTTCCCCATGTCGACCCCATCGGACGCACGCTCGATATCGACGGCCGCCCCTATGAGATCGTGGGCGTGGCCAAGCCCCTGGGCAGCGCGCTCGGCCAGTCCCAGGATGGCTTTGTCTACATTCCCATCCAGACGTGGCGCAAGGTATACGGCGCGCACCGCAGCCTTTCCATCAACGTGCAGGCCCGCGGCGCCGAGTGGATGGCGCGCACGCAGGACGAAGCGCGCGTGCTCATGCGCGCCCGCCGCCACCTGCGTCCGGACGAAGAGGACAATTTCGGCATCCTCGGCTCCGCCACGCTCATGGACCTGTGGCGGCAGCTCACCGGCGTCATCGCCACCAGCATGGTGGGTGTGGTGTCGGTCTTCCTGGTCATCGGCGGTGTGGTGATCATGAACGTGATGCTGGCCAGCGTGACCGAGCGCACGCGTGAGATCGGCATCCGCAAATCGCTGGGCGCACGGCGCAAGGACATCCTGCTGCAGTTCCTCGTGGAAGCCTCCGTCATGGCAGGCTTCGGCGGGTTGCTGGGCGTGACTGCGGCCTGGCTGCTGGCCCTGGTGGTCGGCGCGACTACGTCCATCCCCATGGCGGTACCGCTGGCGGCGGTGATCATTGCCCTCGGCGTTTCCACCGCCGTCGGTCTGTTCTTCGGCATTTATCCCGCGCATAAGGCCTCGAAGCTCGATCCCATCGAGGCCCTGCGCTTCGAGGTGTGA
- a CDS encoding inner membrane CreD family protein, with translation MFIITTLRSIDLHPMNYFFLAAGFFSFHLLLAYLVDHISIHLAFVICSVVSVFLVVSYLRLVVGLRFAAVEAGGAQLIYLVLFSYAFFF, from the coding sequence ATGTTCATCATCACTACCCTGCGCTCCATCGACCTGCATCCTATGAACTACTTCTTCCTGGCGGCGGGGTTTTTCTCCTTTCACTTGCTGCTGGCTTACCTGGTGGACCACATTTCCATTCACCTGGCTTTCGTCATCTGCTCCGTGGTTTCCGTGTTCCTGGTGGTCAGCTACCTGCGGCTGGTCGTAGGACTCAGATTCGCCGCGGTCGAGGCCGGAGGCGCGCAACTCATCTACCTGGTACTGTTCTCCTACGCCTTCTTCTTCTAG